One Litorilinea aerophila genomic window carries:
- a CDS encoding adenosine-specific kinase — protein sequence MELSTVRIEKPESINFILGQSHFIKTVEDIHEALVTAVPGIKFGLAFCEASGPALVRWTGTDEALIELAKSNALNLAAGHTFILFLGEGFFPINVLKAVQAVPEVCRIFCATANPTEVIIAETEQGRGILGVIDGVRTKGVEGEAEIAERKALLRRFGYKL from the coding sequence ATGGAGCTGTCCACCGTCCGTATCGAGAAACCGGAGTCCATCAACTTTATTCTGGGGCAGAGCCACTTCATCAAGACTGTCGAAGACATTCACGAGGCCCTGGTGACGGCCGTGCCGGGCATCAAGTTCGGCCTGGCCTTTTGCGAAGCCTCCGGCCCGGCGCTGGTCCGCTGGACGGGGACCGACGAGGCGTTGATCGAGCTGGCCAAAAGCAACGCCCTGAACCTGGCTGCCGGCCACACCTTCATCCTCTTCCTGGGCGAGGGCTTCTTCCCCATCAACGTGCTCAAAGCGGTCCAGGCCGTTCCCGAAGTCTGCCGCATCTTCTGCGCCACCGCCAACCCCACCGAGGTCATCATCGCCGAGACGGAGCAGGGTCGAGGCATCCTGGGGGTGATCGACGGCGTCCGCACCAAGGGCGTGGAAGGGGAGGCCGAGATCGCGGAGCGCAAAGCCCTGTTGCGCCGTTTCGGCTACAAACTGTGA
- a CDS encoding metal ABC transporter substrate-binding protein, which yields MGLRRLSYWQFPFVLLLLPLLLAACVASGPGATGSVSTGADPHAVEPTHAATEALQALPPLEPVTLASGEKLRVVASTQIIADVVRQVGGEYIELATLLPAGADPHSYTATPADLRTLNQAHVIFINGLGLEEAMDPVLENLEGDAVLVPVNVGVTPRSLAEEAGTGEEHGHEHDHEHGQGVDPHTWFDVRNVMIWVQNIQETLSRLDPAHAPAYQEAAERYRQELEALDREIRTAVESIPPEKRLLVTDHETLGYLAAAYGFKLVGAVLPSFSTMAAPSARELAALQEQIRSVGATAIFVGTNVNPALAEQVARDLNIAVVPIYTEELSAPDGPAPTYVAMMRYNIQAIVEALR from the coding sequence ATGGGCCTTCGGCGACTGAGTTACTGGCAATTCCCCTTTGTCCTGCTGCTCTTACCCCTGCTGCTGGCGGCCTGCGTGGCCTCTGGGCCTGGGGCCACCGGGAGCGTCTCCACCGGGGCCGATCCCCACGCTGTGGAACCGACCCACGCTGCGACGGAGGCGCTCCAGGCGTTGCCGCCCCTGGAACCGGTCACCCTGGCGTCCGGCGAGAAATTGCGGGTGGTGGCCAGCACCCAAATTATCGCCGATGTGGTGCGGCAGGTGGGGGGCGAGTACATCGAGCTGGCGACTCTCCTCCCCGCCGGTGCCGATCCCCACAGCTACACGGCCACGCCGGCGGACCTGCGCACCCTCAACCAGGCCCACGTCATCTTCATCAATGGCCTGGGGTTGGAGGAGGCGATGGACCCTGTGTTGGAGAATCTGGAAGGCGATGCCGTGTTGGTGCCGGTCAATGTGGGCGTGACTCCCCGGTCCCTGGCCGAGGAGGCCGGCACAGGGGAGGAGCACGGCCATGAACACGACCATGAACACGGCCAGGGCGTCGACCCCCACACCTGGTTCGACGTGCGGAATGTCATGATTTGGGTCCAGAACATCCAGGAGACCCTCTCCCGCCTGGACCCGGCCCACGCCCCGGCGTACCAGGAGGCCGCGGAACGCTACCGCCAGGAGCTGGAGGCCCTGGACCGTGAGATCCGAACCGCGGTGGAGTCCATCCCTCCGGAGAAGCGCCTCCTGGTGACCGACCATGAGACCCTGGGTTACCTGGCAGCGGCCTATGGCTTCAAGCTGGTGGGGGCGGTGCTCCCCTCGTTCAGCACCATGGCCGCGCCCTCGGCCCGGGAGCTGGCAGCCCTCCAGGAGCAGATTCGCTCCGTGGGCGCGACGGCCATCTTCGTGGGCACGAACGTGAATCCGGCCCTGGCGGAACAGGTGGCCCGGGATCTGAACATCGCCGTCGTGCCCATCTACACGGAGGAGCTCAGCGCCCCGGATGGCCCGGCACCCACCTATGTGGCCATGATGCGTTACAACATCCAGGCCATCGTGGAGGCGCTGCGGTAA
- a CDS encoding DUF4956 domain-containing protein, which translates to MDFTQLLQQLHDATEVFTVQDVVITVVLSFLLSLVIAWVYRETHRGATYVQSFVHTLILMSMVVGIVMLIIGSNIARAFTLVGALSIVRFRNAIKETRDVGFIFFAMAIGMACGTRFYLLAIIATFVISALVWVMVNFNLFAKETASQLLKIWLPSTVSYDTLFDNVFGRYLNRYELVAIETVQAGTLTELVYSVEMKRPSEAQEFLSAIGNLNGNNRVVLITGQQEVDL; encoded by the coding sequence ATGGATTTCACTCAGCTACTCCAACAACTTCACGACGCCACGGAAGTCTTCACCGTGCAGGATGTGGTGATCACCGTGGTGCTCAGCTTTCTCCTCTCCCTGGTGATCGCCTGGGTCTACCGGGAAACCCACCGGGGCGCCACCTATGTCCAGTCCTTCGTCCATACCCTGATCCTCATGTCCATGGTGGTGGGGATCGTCATGCTGATCATCGGCTCCAACATCGCCCGGGCCTTTACCCTGGTGGGGGCCCTCTCCATCGTCCGCTTTCGGAACGCCATCAAAGAGACCCGGGATGTGGGCTTCATCTTCTTTGCCATGGCCATCGGCATGGCCTGTGGCACCCGCTTCTATCTGCTGGCCATCATCGCTACCTTTGTCATCTCTGCCCTGGTGTGGGTGATGGTGAATTTCAACCTCTTCGCCAAGGAGACCGCTAGCCAGCTCCTCAAGATCTGGCTGCCCAGCACCGTCTCCTACGATACCCTTTTCGACAACGTGTTTGGCCGCTACCTCAACCGCTATGAGCTGGTGGCCATCGAGACGGTACAGGCCGGCACGCTGACGGAGCTGGTCTACAGCGTGGAGATGAAGCGCCCTTCCGAGGCCCAGGAGTTCCTCTCGGCCATCGGCAATCTCAACGGCAACAACCGGGTGGTGCTGATCACCGGCCAGCAGGAAGTGGACCTCTGA
- a CDS encoding Fur family transcriptional regulator: MTDRWIERLRAAGYKITPPRLAVLEVIRQEGEHLNPSEILEQARTIHPALGRATVYRTLELLTQLGVVRPIYVGEEGPMYIRAEGGHHHLVCSACGKIIDFEQCMADEMAQELAERFGFQIESHLLEFYGLCADCHG; encoded by the coding sequence ATGACTGACCGTTGGATTGAGCGCCTCCGCGCCGCCGGCTACAAGATTACCCCGCCTCGCCTGGCCGTCCTGGAAGTCATCCGCCAGGAGGGAGAACACCTGAACCCCAGCGAGATCCTGGAGCAGGCCCGCACCATCCACCCCGCGTTGGGGCGGGCCACCGTCTATCGCACCCTGGAACTCCTGACCCAACTGGGCGTGGTGCGCCCCATTTACGTGGGCGAGGAAGGTCCCATGTACATCCGGGCCGAGGGCGGCCACCATCACCTGGTCTGCTCGGCCTGTGGCAAAATTATCGACTTCGAGCAGTGCATGGCCGACGAGATGGCCCAGGAGCTGGCCGAGCGCTTCGGCTTCCAGATCGAGAGCCACCTGCTGGAATTCTACGGCCTGTGCGCCGACTGTCACGGGTAG